GTAATATGTCGATATAGTCGGCACAAGCCAGCACTCTTTGCTTTTTATCAGGGCGGCTGTCTTTGCGTCCAGGAAATTACCATGCTCTATACTGTATACTCCAGCATTGGCACATAGAGTCATACTTCTATTTGAGTAGCAATGTCCAATGGTGTCCTTGCCGGCTGCATCTGCTTCCTCGACTGCGGCTTTTATTTCTTCAATAGAAAACTGAGAAGATTCCGGTTCATCTGATTCGCTTGAACACCCGCCCCCTGTCATCAATTTAATGTGGTCTGCTCCTCGCCGAAGTTGTTCTCTTGCCATTTTTCTCACTTGATCAACGCCGTCGCACACAACTCCTTCCAGTGGATCCTCAATGGGTTCTCTTATTTCGACAGAGAGTCGATGGTCGGAGTGTCCGCCAGTCATTGTAAGAATATGGTTGCATACAGTCATTCTTGGTCCTATGGTAATGCCACAGTTTATTGCTTCTCGAAATCCTGCGTCTACGCCCCCACAGTCTCTTACAGTTGTAAATCCTTGGAATAAGGTATCTTCTAAAATTTTGAAAGCCTTCATATACCTCATTCCAATGAAATAGCGCCGCGATTTTTCCACAGAGTTATTTTGATAACTTGATGCATGTATATGTGCATCAATCAATCCAGGCATCAATGTCATGCCCTTACAATCCACTTTTTCTGTT
The window above is part of the Cloacibacillus evryensis DSM 19522 genome. Proteins encoded here:
- a CDS encoding metal-dependent hydrolase family protein — encoded protein: MTLFYNATLLDCTGREPQYPAWLLVDSGCIKEIGFSQTPPNIHVTEKVDCKGMTLMPGLIDAHIHASSYQNNSVEKSRRYFIGMRYMKAFKILEDTLFQGFTTVRDCGGVDAGFREAINCGITIGPRMTVCNHILTMTGGHSDHRLSVEIREPIEDPLEGVVCDGVDQVRKMAREQLRRGADHIKLMTGGGCSSESDEPESSQFSIEEIKAAVEEADAAGKDTIGHCYSNRSMTLCANAGVYSIEHGNFLDAKTAALIKSKECWLVPTISTYYIMSRKGDSMGFPDYFMRKMKYVADHAFEALDIAYKAGLKIASGSDLVGDCQPFKGTELELKAKVMGSMNALLAMTKRNAELLKKQDKIGTLEEGKLADLLLVEGDPLKDPQIIQNRDKIHVIMKNGEFFKKSL